In Scheffersomyces stipitis CBS 6054 chromosome 8, complete sequence, one DNA window encodes the following:
- the SEC63 gene encoding Translocation protein (NPL1 protein) (go_component nucleus), whose amino-acid sequence MAMEYNYDEDGEVWPFFVLAVLSFILVPLTCSYVYKALYAGDSISINNEIKGSIKETAKSVEVGNSDQIDSYQKSRKSDRLFNKTLVVLVVGWAIVIYISLYLTQEADLTGVFDPYAILDISSSASEREVKSRYRKLSLKFHPDKLPKDLTEAAKEEMEASFIKINQAYKALTDEVTKRNFELYGHPDGRQEATHGIALPKFLVEGKYSPIMVVIYFLVIGVLLPYLVGLWWSNVKSHTKEGIHVDTAAYFARRLVDRNPANVVTPETILNWVLHSSEITTGFSHLSFDEIKDLINKHLHRDFSLVKTNPALEAEKVRIVALLPRLINGFLTIAVVFRQTDTIFAANDLQKAVLQAVPFTGRHQELLQLPFVDAETVKSQKITKVGKLFTLSQDEVKKVLGIQDDSKLKQALNVAAHIPVLRLIESEFKVPGEEVVTPSSKAHVSLKFLVKSPALKSIPEYNKDRLVDEETMEYMKDPTINNNTQPALPFSYAPYFPYAIRNSYSVYLILQKDNKLVDGTTEYKIENVDLSNLELSPEKWKAGKDEDIAIGTLNVALNSPTPPNAGTYYFRLVIKNNAYYGADVDVPLFMDVEVPPAKTPPKFNKEDKEEESDSESDISDPEEDSLAGALAALRGDAPKAKKIEEVDDESDNESVFSDINTDTEDEAE is encoded by the coding sequence ATGGCTATGGAATACAACTATGACGAGGATGGCGAAGTGTGGCCCTTTTTTGTGTTGGCCGTACTTTCGTTCATCCTTGTGCCTCTCACATGCAGCTATGTCTACAAGGCATTGTATGCTGGAGATTCCATTCTGATCAACAACGAGATCAAGGGCTCCATAAAAGAAACGGCAAAATCCGTCGAAGTTGGAAATTCCGACCAAATCGACAGCTATCAAAAGCTGCGGAAATCAGACCGTCTCTTTAACAAGACGTTGGTCGTACTTGTCGTTGGCTGGGCCATAGTAATCTACATTTCCTTGTATTTAACACAGGAAGCTGATTTAACTGGAGTTTTTGACCCTTACGCCATCTTAGATATCCTGCTGTCGGCATCTGAAAGAGAGGTAAAATCTCGTTACAGAAAGTTGTCATTGAAGTTCCACCCCGATAAGTTGCCCAAGGATCTTACTGAAGCTGCAAAGGAGGAAATGGAAGCCAGCTTTATCAAGATCAACCAGGCCTATAAAGCCTTGACAGACGAAGTAACTAAGAGAAACTTTGAATTGTACGGCCATCCTGATGGACGTCAAGAAGCCACTCACGGCATTGCTTTACCTAAGTTCCTTGTGGAAGGCAAGTACTCGCCTATTATGGTAGTGATATACTTCCTTGTTATCGGAGTTTTGTTACCATACCTCGTTGGTCTCTGGTGGAGCAACGTTAAGTCGCACACTAAGGAAGGAATTCATGTGGACACGGCCGCGTACTTTGCGCGTAGATTAGTAGACAGAAACCCTGCCAATGTCGTCACTCCAGAAACTATCTTGAATTGGGTGTTACACAGTAGCGAAATCACTACCGGATTTAGCCATTTGTCGTTTGACGAAATTAAGGACTTGATCAATAAGCACTTGCACCGTGACTTTCTGCTCGTTAAAACGAATCCAGCTTTGGAAGCTGAAAAGGTTAGAATCGTTGCCTTACTTCCACGTTTGATTAATGGGTTTCTCACTATAGCCGTAGTTTTCAGACAGACTGATACGATTTTCGCTGCCAACGACTTGCAGAAGGCTGTACTTCAGGCTGTGCCATTTACAGGGAGACACCAGGAACTTTTGCAGTTGCCTTTTGTCGACGCTGAAACTGTCAAGAGCCAGAAGATCACCAAGGTCGGTAAGTTGTTCACTTTGTCGCAAGACGAAGTTAAGAAAGTGTTGGGTATTCAAGACGATTCTAAGTTGAAACAAGCTCTCAATGTTGCTGCCCATATTCCTGTGCTCCGTTTGATAGAGTCGGAGTTCAAGGTTCCCggagaagaagtcgttACTCCTCTGTCGAAGGCACACGTTTCCTTGAAGTTTTTGGTGAAGTCGCCAGCTCTCAAGTCAATTCCTGAGTACAACAAGGACAGATTGGtggatgaagaaaccaTGGAATACATGAAAGATCCTACTATTAACAACAACACCCAACCAGCACTTCCGTTCTCGTATGCTCCATACTTTCCTTATGCCATTCGTAACTCTTACTCTGTCTACTTGATCTTACAAAAGGATAACAAGTTGGTAGACGGAACTACCGAGTACAAGATAGAAAATGTTGATTTGAGCAATTTGGAGTTGTCGCCTGAAAAGTGGAAGGCTGGTAAGGACGAAGACATAGCTATTGGTACTCTCAACGTCGCTTTGAACTCGCCTACCCCACCCAATGCTGGTACGTACTACTTCAGACTTGTTATCAAGAATAATGCCTACTACGGAGCAGATGTGGACGTGCCTCTCTTCATggatgttgaagttccacCTGCAAAAACACCTCCaaagttcaacaaggaagacaaggaagaagagagtgACAGCGAAAGTGACATCTCTGACCCTGAGGAAGATTCTCTTGCCGGAGCTTTGGCTGCCTTGAGAGGAGACGCTCCAAAGGCcaagaagattgaagagGTAGATGACGAAAGTGACAACGAAAGTGTCTTTTCCGACATAAATACAGACACCGAAGACGAAGCCGAGTAA
- the PUR92 gene encoding Bifunctional purine biosynthesis protein ADE17 Includes: Phosphoribosylaminoimidazolecarboxamide formyltransferase (AICAR transformylase) IMP cyclohydrolase (Inosinicase) (IMP synthetase) (ATIC) (go_function IMP cyclohydrolase activity; phosphoribosylaminoimidazolecarboxamide formyltransferase activity; catalytic activity~go_process purine nucleotide biosynthesis; metabolism) — protein sequence MSSHTRTAILSVYDKTGLLDLAKGLVAAKVRILASGGTARLVREAGFPVEDVSSITHAPEMLGGRVKTLHPAVHGGILARNLESDEADLAAQGIEKVDFVVCNLYPFKETVSKIAVTIDEAVEEIDIGGVTLLRAAAKNHSRVTILSDPQDYAGFLEELKAGEISAETRNKYALKAFEHTADYDVAISDFFRKQYSENESQLPLRYGANPHQKPAQAFVSQGELPFKVLAGSPGYINLLDALNSWPLVKELSASLNLPAAASFKHVSPAGVAVGLPLSDVEKKIYFVEDIENLSPLANAYARARGADRMSSFGDFIALSNIVDVPTAQIISKEVSDGVIAPGFEDEALAILKKKKGGKYCILQIDPNYTPDNTESRQVYGITLQQKRNDAIIKGSSFKEIVSKNKDLTEQGSIDLTVATIALKYTQSNSVCYAKNGMVIGLGAGQQSRIHCTRLAGDKADNWWFRQHPKVLAFKWAKGVKRPEKSNAIDLYVTGQIPTTEPEKTEYESKFAELPEPLSAEERAEWIAKLNNVALSSDAFFPFPDNVYRAVRSGVKFIAAPSGSVMDKAVFGAADSHDLVYVENPIRLFHH from the coding sequence ATGTCGTCCCACACCAGAACCGCCATCTTGTCTGTTTACGACAAGACTGGcttgttggacttggcCAAGGGCCTTGTCGCTGCCAAAGTGCGCATTCTCGCCTCCGGCGGTACTGCCAGATTGGTCCGTGAGGCTGGCTTCCCTGTGGAAGACGTCTCATCCATTACCCATGCTCCCGAGATGTTGGGAGGCAGAGTCAAGACATTGCACCCAGCTGTCCATGGTGGTATTCTTGCCagaaacttggaaagtGACGAAGCCGACTTGGCTGCTCAGGGCATCGAAAAAGTCGACTTTGTTGTCTGTAACTTGTACCCCTTCAAGGAAACTGTGTCCAAGATTGCTGTCACCATTGACGAAGCcgtagaagaaatcgacaTTGGAGGTGTCACTTTGTTGAGAGCCGCCGCTAAGAACCATTCCAGAGTTACCATCTTGTCTGATCCACAAGACTATGCTGGtttcttggaagagttgaaggctGGCGAAATCTCAGCTGAAACCAGAAACAAATACGCCTTGAAGGCTTTTGAACACACCGCCGATTACGACGTTGCCATCTCCGACTTTTTCAGAAAGCAATACTCAGAAAATGAGTCCCAATTGCCTTTGAGATACGGTGCCAACCCCCACCAGAAACCAGCCCAGGCTTTTGTTTCTCAGGGTGAATTGCCTTTCAAGGTTCTTGCTGGCTCTCCAGGCTATATCAACTTGTTAGATGCCTTGAACTCGTGGCCTTTAGTCAAAGAGttgtctgcttctttgaACTTGCCAGCCGCTGCTTCCTTCAAGCACGTTTCTCCTGCCGGTGTAGCTGTTGGCCTTCCATTGTCAGATGtcgagaagaagatctactttgttgaagacattgaaAACTTATCTCCTTTAGCCAACGCCTACGCCAGAGCCAGAGGTGCTGACAGAATGTCGTCTTTCGGTGACTTCATTGCCTTGTCCAACATCGTTGATGTTCCTACCGCCCAGATCATCTCCAAGGAAGTGTCGGACGGTGTGATTGCTCCAGGATTCGAAGACGAAGCTTTGgccatcttgaagaaaaagaagggTGGAAAGTACTGTATTTTGCAGATCGATCCTAACTACACCCCAGACAACACCGAATCCAGACAAGTCTATGGAATCACATTGCAACAAAAGCGTAACGATGCTATCATCAAGGGTTCCTCTTTCAAGGAAATTGTatccaagaacaaggacTTAACTGAGCAAGGATCCATCGACTTGACTGTTGCTACCATTGCATTGAAGTACACCCAGTCTAACTCGGTGTGCTACGCTAAGAATGGTATGGTTATCGGTTTGGGTGCTGGTCAACAATCGCGTATCCACTGTACCCGTTTGGCTGGTGACAAGGCCGACAACTGGTGGTTCAGACAACATCCAAAGGTGTTGGCCTTCAAGTGGGCCAAGGGTGTCAAGAGACCAGAGAAGTCTAACGCTATTGACTTGTATGTTACTGGCCAGATTCCAACCACCGAGCCAGAAAAGACCGAATACGAATCCAAGTTCGCCGAACTTCCTGAACCTTTGTCTGCCGAAGAAAGAGCAGAATGGatagccaagttgaacaacgTCGCTTTGTCTTCCGATGCCTTTTTCCCATTCCCTGACAACGTCTATAGAGCCGTCAGATCGGGTGTCAAGTTCATTGCTGCTCCTTCTGGCTCTGTCATGGACAAGGCTGTTTTTGGTGCCGCAGACTCTCACGACCTTGTCTACGTCGAAAACCCTATCCGTTTGTTCCACCACTAA